DNA from Eucalyptus grandis isolate ANBG69807.140 chromosome 5, ASM1654582v1, whole genome shotgun sequence:
TATTATTAATCCCTACTTTTGTCGGCCACAAAGAAGCTTGTGTCACATGGTCGTACGTGGTCTTCATTTTCTGAAGTTctactattatttttttttttccttaccccGAAAAGAAGGAATGCATCTTGGTCCTCCGGTATAAGAATAGATCAACAAGAAGATCAATTGGCGAATGACCTGCTTGAAAACACAGTTTCAAATTTTTAGCTAATAGTCATTGCCGATTGTTAAACTCCCACGTCCAATGGCTTCttcatcaaaatccaaaaagatttacGACgtcttcttgagttttagaggcgCAGAATTGCGTAACAATTTCGTCAGCCATCTCTACCAAGCTTTACACCGGATTGGAATATACACTTTCCTAGATAGTGAGGAATTGAAAAAGGGAGACAAAATATTGATGCTTATGAAAGCAATTGAAGAATCCCGCATTGCAATCATCGTTTTCTCTAAGGATTACGCTTCCTCAAAGTGGTGCTTAAAAGAGGTGGCCAAGATTATGGAGTGCAAGGAACAAAACAACCTCACCGTTCTACCagtgttttacaaagtggagCCAAGAGAAGTGAGAGGTGGGAAAGAGAGTTATGAGAGAGCTCTGACCGAGCATGAGTCCAAGTTCGGGAAGGATTCGGAGGAAGTGAAGATATGGAAGAAAGTTCTTTCTGAAGCTAGGAGCTTGTCTGGGTGGCATTTGAATGATGAGTAAGTTGACTGGAGTTCATATTTTATATAAGAAATTAAGCTTTACAAATGAGTATAAAGActgtttgtaaaaaaaaaataatcgaaTCGAATGTAAGtttaaaatgttaaaacttGGTCGACCCATGAACAAAATGTTAAGTGGTGTTATTGCGCTTACGCCATTACTTTGGAAGGAATAAGAAAGTTCGTGATGCTTGATTCACGACATATAGTTTGCATAGGCTGTATAAGGCAATGACATCGTGCTTCGGCGTATTTaatagttttgaaattttgaccATCATACAAAGTCATAAAAAGCTTGATTAggcatttaaataaatcacacataacaattgaaaaaaataagtaaatcgTTGTGCATAAATTATAATAACATGAGTCACTCGGATGACTAAAAATCGAACCTTGAACTTGTTTTGATTCATGTGGAGCTCCGAGTTCTAATTCCATTGAGTGTGaatacattttattttatttttttggctgtGATTATGTGAAAATTTGACACATTTCTTTGTCATTTGGCTGGTGATTGCTTATTCAAAAACAATGCTAcaacttcttttttcctttttgtcagaAATGAATCAGAGCTTATACAAAGAATTGTGAAGGAAATCTCCACTCGCCTAAACCAAACACCTTTGCATGTTGCTAAGCATCCGACTGGGATAGATTCCCAAGTGGTTAAGCTGAAATTGATGTTACATCTTGAATCTAATGATGATGTTGTCATGGTGGGATTATGGGGACAAGGAGGCATAGGGAAATCAACTTTAGCAAGAGCTCTTTACAATGCTATTTTTAGACAATTTGAGGGTTCATGTCTCCTAGCAAATGTTCGAGAAGCACAAAATTTCAAGGATTTAATTTCATTGCAAGAAACTTTGCTATTAGAGATTTTATCACTACAACAAAAATTAGAGGTGTCCAGTGTTGAGAGAGGTATCAATCTAATACAGCGCAGACTTTGTCACAAAAAAGTTCTCCTcatccttgatgatgtggatgacttGTCCCAACTAAATGCTTTGGCAGGAGAAGACAAGTGGTTTGGTAATGGGAGTAGGATCATTGTTACTACAAGAGATAACCATTTGCTAACGTATCTCGGAATAGATCAAGATCATGTGTACGAAGTTAGAGAACTAAATAACAATGATGCTCGTGAGTTGTTTAGTAAACATGCTTTTCCGACACACCAAGACTCTGGAATTAGGACAGATCTAGTGGATAGTGTTCTAAATCATGCTAAAGGccttcctttagcacttgagGTGCTAGGTTCCTTCTTACGTGgcagaacaaaaaatgaatgggAAAGTGCACTGGATGATATTTCTACGGCTCCTAAGAAAGAAATCAATGATCTGCTTAAAATAAGTTACGATGGATTACAGCCAAGAGTGAAAGAGATCTTTCTCCACATTGCCTGCTTCTTCAAGGGGTGGGATAGTGAGTACGTAAAGAAAGTTCTTGACAGTTGTGATCTTAAGGCAATAATAGGATTAAACATTCTCATGGAGAGGTCTTTGATAAGAAGTGAGTATGGAAAATtacaaatgcatgacttgattcaattgATGGGTATGGATATTGTGAACCAACAAAGTGATGATCCTAGGAGACGTAGCAGACTATGGCGGTATGATGATGTTGTCGATGTTCTGTCAAGCGACATGGTAAGACTAGCAAACACCATCAAATTCTGCTCCTTATCTTTTGGGCTCTAAGTACTAAACATGAATAACCTAAATAGTCTTGTATATGCAGGAAAATTGTGCTGTAAAAGCCATATTGTTGAAGCCACCTGAGCCAACAGAGATGTGTATCACTCCTGATGCTTTTATGAAAATGAGAAGGCTGAGATTGCTCATCTTGTGCAATATTCATGATTTTTTCCAAGGTCCTATATGTCTTCCTAATGGGCTTACATGGTTTGAGTGGACTGGATGTGCTTCTCAAATTCCAGAATTTTCCTCCGGTCCAAAGAAATTAGTAGGACTTAATATGAGTGAAGGCAATATCACAGGAGTCATAAAACAATTTAAGGTGAGAATTTACCTACATAGACTTTTTTATTATCTGCTTCATTTGTATATGTATATGCTATTGTCTATACTACTACACTAAAGGAAGGGGTGTTCCTATGTTTTAGAAACCACTTCTctaatttctttcaaaatgatgCTAAATTCTTGCTTTACAAATATTTTTACGTGCAGCAAAATTggcatttgaaaaattaagcaaACAAC
Protein-coding regions in this window:
- the LOC104444961 gene encoding TMV resistance protein N isoform X5, with protein sequence MASSSKSKKIYDVFLSFRGAELRNNFVSHLYQALHRIGIYTFLDSEELKKGDKILMLMKAIEESRIAIIVFSKDYASSKWCLKEVAKIMECKEQNNLTVLPVFYKVEPREVRGGKESYERALTEHESKFGKDSEEVKIWKKVLSEARSLSGWHLNDENESELIQRIVKEISTRLNQTPLHVAKHPTGIDSQVVKLKLMLHLESNDDVVMVGLWGQGGIGKSTLARALYNAIFRQFEGSCLLANVREAQNFKDLISLQETLLLEILSLQQKLEVSSVERGINLIQRRLCHKKVLLILDDVDDLSQLNALAGEDKWFGNGSRIIVTTRDNHLLTYLGIDQDHVYEVRELNNNDARELFSKHAFPTHQDSGIRTDLVDSVLNHAKGLPLALEVLGSFLRGRTKNEWESALDDISTAPKKEINDLLKISYDGLQPRVKEIFLHIACFFKGWDSEYVKKVLDSCDLKAIIGLNILMERSLIRSEYGKLQMHDLIQLMGMDIVNQQSDDPRRRSRLWRYDDVVDVLSSDMVRLANTIKFCSLSFGL
- the LOC104444961 gene encoding TMV resistance protein N isoform X7, which translates into the protein MASSSKSKKIYDVFLSFRGAELRNNFVSHLYQALHRIGIYTFLDSEELKKGDKILMLMKAIEESRIAIIVFSKDYASSKWCLKEVAKIMECKEQNNLTVLPVFYKVEPREVRGGKESYERALTEHESKFGKDSEEVKIWKKVLSEARSLSGWHLNDEDESKLILQIVKEISTHLNLTPLQL
- the LOC104444961 gene encoding TMV resistance protein N isoform X8, with amino-acid sequence MASSSKSKKIYDVFLSFRGAELRNNFVSHLYQALHRIGIYTFLDSEELKKGDKILMLMKAIEESRIAIIVFSKDYASSKWCLKEVAKIMECKEQNNLTVLPVFYKVEPREVRGGKESYERALTEHESKFGKDSEEVKIWKKVLSEARSLSGWHLNDETSKI